A window of Novosphingobium terrae contains these coding sequences:
- a CDS encoding aldehyde dehydrogenase family protein gives MSDYRLLIGGELLEGDDTLEVINPALGEAFVTVPRASARQADAAIAAAKSAFPGWAATTLEARRAHLLRLADAIAQDADRLARILTQEQGKPLAEAQGEVAWTEGYLRHYATLELPDRVIQDDASGYIAVKHKPLGVVVGIIAWNFPLLVACWKIGPAVLAGNAIVLKPAPTTPVSALALGALCRDIFPAGVVNIITDANDLGAHLTAHPDVAKIGFTGSTATGKRIAASSADTLKRVTLELGGNDPAIVLEDVDIRETAQAIFNGAFLNAGQVCLAIKRAYVHQAIYDAMCAELARLAEEAIVDDGLKQGTQIGPIQNKAQFEKVQGFLEAAKRDGKVIAGGAAMERAGYFIRPTIVRDVRDGDQIVDEEQFGPVLPVIPFSDVEEVIARANASDYGLGGSVWSSDVEKAADIAARIESGQVWVNQHIAIGPHIPMAGFKNSGLGVEQASEGLAEYTQLQVINVKR, from the coding sequence ATGTCCGACTACAGACTGCTGATCGGCGGAGAGCTTCTGGAGGGCGATGACACGCTGGAGGTCATCAACCCGGCGCTGGGCGAGGCCTTTGTCACCGTGCCGCGCGCCTCGGCGCGGCAGGCTGATGCGGCCATTGCCGCGGCCAAATCGGCTTTTCCCGGCTGGGCGGCCACCACGCTGGAGGCGCGCCGCGCCCATCTGCTGCGTCTGGCCGATGCCATCGCTCAAGATGCCGACCGTCTCGCCCGCATCCTCACGCAGGAACAGGGCAAGCCGCTGGCCGAAGCGCAGGGCGAAGTCGCGTGGACCGAGGGCTATCTGCGTCATTACGCCACGCTGGAGCTGCCAGACCGCGTCATTCAGGACGATGCCAGCGGCTACATCGCAGTGAAGCACAAGCCGCTGGGCGTGGTGGTGGGCATCATCGCCTGGAACTTCCCGCTGCTGGTCGCCTGCTGGAAGATCGGCCCGGCGGTGCTGGCGGGCAATGCCATCGTGCTGAAACCCGCGCCGACCACGCCTGTCTCCGCTCTGGCGCTGGGGGCCTTGTGCCGCGATATCTTCCCGGCAGGCGTGGTCAACATCATCACCGATGCCAATGATCTGGGGGCGCATCTCACCGCGCACCCCGATGTCGCCAAGATCGGCTTTACCGGCTCGACCGCCACCGGCAAGCGCATCGCCGCCAGCAGCGCGGACACGCTGAAACGCGTGACGCTGGAGCTGGGCGGCAATGATCCGGCCATCGTGCTGGAGGATGTCGACATCCGCGAGACGGCGCAGGCGATCTTCAACGGCGCCTTTCTGAACGCAGGGCAAGTCTGCCTCGCCATCAAGCGCGCCTATGTGCATCAGGCGATCTATGATGCCATGTGCGCCGAACTGGCACGGCTGGCCGAGGAGGCCATCGTCGATGATGGGCTGAAGCAGGGCACCCAGATCGGCCCTATCCAGAACAAGGCGCAATTCGAAAAGGTGCAAGGCTTCCTCGAAGCGGCCAAGCGCGACGGCAAGGTCATCGCGGGCGGCGCGGCGATGGAGCGCGCGGGCTATTTCATCCGCCCCACCATCGTGCGCGATGTGCGCGATGGCGACCAGATTGTCGATGAGGAACAGTTCGGCCCCGTGCTGCCGGTGATCCCCTTCTCCGATGTCGAGGAGGTGATCGCCCGCGCCAATGCCAGCGATTACGGGCTGGGCGGATCGGTGTGGTCCAGCGATGTGGAGAAAGCGGCAGACATCGCCGCGCGGATCGAAAGCGGGCAGGTCTGGGTCAACCAGCATATCGCCATCGGGCCGCATATCCCCATGGCGGGGTTCAAGAATTCCGGCCTCGGCGTCGAGCAGGCGAGCGAGGGCCTTGCCGAATACACCCAACTTCAGGTCATCAACGTAAAGCGGTGA
- a CDS encoding AMP-binding protein, which produces MLSITQGPTDVPLLETTIGEALSLAAVRWGDGLALVSRHQGIRWTWAELNHQAERVACGLLAHGIGKGDRVGIWSPNCAEWTVIQFATAKIGAILVNINPAYRSGEAHYALGKVGCRALVTAPSFKSSDYIAMLREIDRATLPDLRLLVSLGEEAHEGFLPWSELGADVDAEALAQIAVTLDRHDAINIQFTSGTTGFPKGATLTHRNILNNGYFAGRNMRLTPQDRICIPVPLYHCFGMVLGNLAALTSGAAMIYPGPAYDPALVLQAVTAERCTALHGVPTMLITILNHPDLERSDVSTLRTGIMAGALCPRAMMERIIEHLNMREVTIGYGMTETSPLTTQTLADEGIEERVSTVGRVHHHAQAKVIGPDGQTLEVGQQGEYCSRGYAVMQGYWGDPAKTAEAIDAEGWMHSGDLAVMDERGFVRITGRIKDMIIRGGENIYPKEIEEFLLSHPDIVDAQVFGVSDDTFGEEVCAWVIARDGGTLQDSDVIAHCKGRIAHYKVPRYVRIVEVFPMTVTGKAQKFEMRKIMECALRGGD; this is translated from the coding sequence ATGCTGTCGATCACGCAAGGACCAACCGATGTTCCGCTGCTGGAAACCACCATTGGCGAGGCCTTGTCGCTGGCGGCGGTGCGCTGGGGGGACGGGCTGGCGCTCGTCTCCCGCCATCAGGGCATTCGCTGGACTTGGGCCGAACTGAACCATCAGGCCGAGCGTGTGGCCTGCGGTCTGCTCGCGCATGGCATCGGCAAGGGCGACCGGGTGGGGATCTGGTCGCCCAATTGCGCGGAATGGACGGTGATCCAGTTCGCCACCGCCAAGATCGGCGCCATTCTGGTGAACATCAACCCGGCCTATCGCAGCGGGGAGGCGCACTATGCGCTGGGCAAGGTGGGATGCCGCGCTTTGGTCACCGCGCCCTCGTTCAAATCCAGCGATTATATCGCCATGCTGCGCGAGATCGACCGCGCCACCCTGCCCGATCTGCGCCTGCTGGTCTCACTAGGGGAGGAAGCGCACGAAGGTTTCCTGCCCTGGTCCGAATTGGGCGCCGATGTGGATGCCGAGGCCCTGGCGCAGATCGCCGTCACGCTCGACCGGCACGATGCGATCAACATCCAGTTCACCAGCGGCACCACCGGCTTTCCCAAGGGCGCGACACTCACCCACCGCAACATCCTCAACAATGGCTATTTCGCCGGGCGCAACATGCGGCTCACCCCGCAGGACCGCATCTGCATTCCGGTGCCGCTCTACCATTGCTTCGGCATGGTGCTGGGCAATCTGGCCGCGCTGACCAGCGGGGCGGCGATGATCTATCCCGGCCCGGCCTACGATCCCGCTCTGGTGCTGCAAGCCGTGACGGCGGAGCGCTGCACCGCGCTGCATGGCGTGCCGACGATGCTGATCACCATCCTCAACCACCCCGATCTGGAGCGCAGCGATGTCTCCACCCTGCGCACCGGCATCATGGCGGGCGCACTATGCCCCCGCGCGATGATGGAGCGCATCATCGAACATCTCAACATGCGCGAGGTGACCATCGGCTATGGCATGACCGAGACCAGCCCGCTCACCACCCAGACGCTGGCCGATGAGGGGATCGAGGAAAGGGTCTCCACCGTGGGGCGGGTGCATCACCATGCTCAGGCCAAGGTGATCGGCCCGGATGGGCAAACGCTGGAGGTTGGCCAGCAGGGCGAATATTGCTCACGCGGCTATGCCGTGATGCAGGGCTATTGGGGCGATCCGGCCAAGACTGCCGAGGCCATCGATGCTGAAGGCTGGATGCATTCCGGCGATCTGGCGGTGATGGATGAGCGCGGCTTTGTCCGCATCACCGGGCGCATCAAGGATATGATCATCCGCGGCGGCGAGAACATCTATCCCAAGGAAATCGAGGAATTCCTCCTTTCGCATCCCGATATCGTCGATGCTCAGGTCTTCGGCGTCAGCGATGACACATTCGGTGAGGAGGTCTGCGCCTGGGTCATCGCGCGGGATGGCGGCACTCTGCAGGACAGTGATGTCATCGCTCACTGCAAGGGCCGGATCGCGCATTACAAGGTGCCACGCTATGTCCGCATTGTGGAGGTTTTCCCCATGACGGTGACCGGCAAGGCCCAGAAGTTCGAGATGCGCAAGATCATGGAATGTGCGCTGCGTGGGGGCGATTGA